One stretch of Segatella copri DNA includes these proteins:
- a CDS encoding helix-turn-helix domain-containing protein, which produces MCHKSIARILLGCIELDDREETLQSLRSERRQKIVREKLDEWCATKGYRDTSLNMITLSRSLDISRYELSRYLSSCLNTTFRPWLAEVRFEAAKKMMLDNPDFGNDIISAECGFSSRTHLYRMFKEKEGCSPTAWREKNC; this is translated from the coding sequence GTGTGTCATAAATCAATAGCTCGCATACTTCTGGGCTGCATTGAACTTGATGACAGAGAAGAAACTTTACAATCACTGCGTTCAGAAAGGCGGCAGAAGATCGTCCGTGAGAAGTTGGATGAATGGTGTGCTACCAAGGGTTATAGGGATACGTCGCTGAATATGATTACCCTGTCACGTTCGTTGGATATCAGCAGATACGAGTTGTCGCGCTACCTCTCATCCTGTCTCAATACCACCTTCCGCCCCTGGCTTGCCGAGGTGCGTTTTGAGGCTGCCAAGAAGATGATGTTGGATAACCCCGACTTCGGTAATGACATCATTTCTGCCGAGTGCGGCTTCTCTTCCCGTACCCATCTCTACCGTATGTTCAAAGAGAAAGAAGGCTGCTCTCCTACGGCTTGGAGAGAGAAAAACTGTTAA
- a CDS encoding zinc-dependent metalloproteinase lipoprotein, whose product MRKILYFMIALTVLSFASCKDTEGSIGDPIRSNGQDRDTDIITGDDYVYHLPVIFHVFYSNTTQYIEYTRLKEILSNVNELYQGDVYNYQMDTIPSENLHILFELAEKNESGKRLSTPGVEYIKVSESEFDCESFMKDKNYVKYCWDQNNYINVMVYAFKKTDKNSTTLGISHLPYQVGGYPQIDGLSNGKNYPLSKPGKFPYCVSLNSIYVGRDQEGTRYTTDKNHKGYTYNTADPNATLAHELGHYLGLFHSFSEKTVKDKSEAADDDDDSDYCDDTPSYNRIAYGKWLTDYVSKAQAIKKDTTLSMRELAKRTNSKNGEWQSDNLMDYSICYSMRFTPEQANRIRQVLYYSPLIPGPKKIRPRTRAWDEMPETEDDLPIRYAKEKAVSIKDIRILKAEK is encoded by the coding sequence ATGAGAAAAATTCTTTATTTCATGATCGCCCTCACCGTCCTCAGCTTTGCATCATGCAAGGATACCGAAGGCTCTATCGGCGACCCTATCAGATCCAACGGGCAAGACCGTGACACAGATATCATTACAGGCGATGATTATGTTTATCATCTGCCTGTCATCTTCCATGTCTTCTACAGTAACACCACGCAATACATCGAGTATACCCGTCTCAAGGAGATTCTCTCCAATGTGAACGAACTTTATCAGGGTGATGTCTACAACTATCAGATGGATACCATCCCGAGCGAGAACCTGCATATCCTGTTCGAACTGGCTGAGAAGAATGAGAGCGGCAAGAGACTCAGTACACCGGGTGTGGAATATATCAAGGTTTCAGAATCGGAGTTCGACTGCGAGAGTTTCATGAAGGACAAGAATTATGTAAAGTACTGCTGGGACCAGAACAACTACATCAATGTGATGGTATATGCCTTCAAGAAGACCGATAAAAACAGCACCACGCTGGGCATCAGTCATCTGCCTTATCAGGTAGGCGGCTATCCACAGATAGATGGTTTGAGCAACGGCAAGAACTACCCGCTGAGCAAACCGGGCAAATTTCCATATTGCGTTTCGCTCAATTCTATCTATGTGGGAAGGGATCAAGAAGGAACCCGGTATACCACAGATAAGAATCATAAGGGATATACCTACAATACAGCCGACCCGAATGCTACGCTGGCTCACGAACTGGGGCATTATCTGGGTCTCTTCCACAGTTTCTCAGAAAAGACTGTGAAAGACAAATCAGAGGCTGCCGATGATGATGACGACTCAGACTATTGCGATGATACACCAAGCTACAACCGAATAGCATACGGCAAATGGCTGACAGACTATGTCAGTAAAGCACAAGCCATCAAAAAGGATACCACGCTCAGCATGCGAGAGCTTGCCAAACGCACCAACAGCAAGAATGGGGAATGGCAGTCAGACAATCTGATGGACTACAGCATCTGTTACAGCATGCGTTTCACCCCAGAACAGGCAAACCGCATCCGTCAGGTTCTGTATTATTCGCCCCTGATACCGGGTCCGAAGAAGATTCGTCCGAGAACCCGTGCATGGGATGAGATGCCGGAAACGGAAGATGACCTCCCTATCCGATATGCCAAGGAAAAGGCTGTCAGCATCAAGGACATCCGGATACTGAAGGCTGAGAAATAG
- a CDS encoding 3-phosphoshikimate 1-carboxyvinyltransferase, whose translation MKYTIKAPRQLNASINLPASKSISNRALVINAMAGCKLQPHNLSDCDDTEVIIAALRDMPDVINIKAAGTAMRFMTAYLSATPGEHTITGTERMQNRPIAILVDALRYLGADIQYEKKEGYPPLHIVGKPLEGGHLEVVGNISSQYISALLMIGPILKNGLELKLTGEIASRPYIDLTLWTMQNFGACAEWTDVDTITVKPQPYSCLADYTIENDWSASSYWYEMMALNGNPDSEVRLEGLFDSSKQGDSVVKYIFSLLGVKSEFENRDVLSPVKLKVQRCLLPRFDYDFSGSPDLAQTIVVACCALGVKFKFTGLASLKIKETDRIEALKKELKKVGYVIYDENDNTLIWDGETCEPSFEPIDTYEDHRMALAFAPLAFKFPQIEINNPEVVSKSYPHYWEDLKKVGFEISEE comes from the coding sequence ATGAAATATACAATCAAGGCTCCACGCCAACTCAATGCAAGTATCAACTTGCCAGCTTCCAAGAGTATCAGCAACCGTGCATTGGTAATCAATGCCATGGCGGGATGCAAGTTGCAGCCCCACAACCTGAGCGATTGCGATGATACAGAAGTCATCATTGCGGCACTGCGCGATATGCCTGATGTCATCAACATCAAGGCTGCCGGTACTGCCATGCGCTTTATGACCGCCTATCTTTCTGCTACACCGGGCGAGCATACCATCACAGGTACCGAGCGCATGCAGAACCGCCCTATTGCTATCCTGGTAGATGCCCTGCGCTACCTCGGAGCTGATATACAGTATGAAAAGAAAGAGGGCTATCCTCCACTCCACATCGTTGGTAAGCCATTGGAAGGTGGACATCTCGAAGTGGTGGGAAACATCAGTTCGCAGTATATCTCGGCGCTGCTGATGATTGGTCCTATCCTGAAAAACGGTCTGGAACTGAAACTGACGGGCGAGATAGCATCACGTCCTTACATCGACCTCACGCTGTGGACAATGCAGAACTTCGGAGCCTGTGCAGAATGGACCGATGTGGATACCATCACCGTTAAGCCACAACCTTACAGCTGCCTAGCCGACTACACCATCGAGAATGACTGGAGCGCTTCTTCTTACTGGTATGAAATGATGGCGCTGAACGGAAACCCTGATTCTGAGGTAAGACTCGAAGGTCTGTTCGACAGTTCCAAGCAGGGCGATTCTGTCGTGAAATACATCTTCAGTCTGCTGGGCGTGAAATCAGAATTTGAGAACCGTGATGTTCTTTCTCCTGTCAAGTTGAAAGTCCAGCGCTGTCTCTTGCCTCGTTTCGACTACGATTTCAGCGGTTCTCCAGACCTAGCACAGACCATCGTTGTAGCCTGCTGTGCCCTGGGCGTAAAGTTTAAGTTCACCGGTCTTGCCAGTCTTAAGATCAAGGAGACCGACCGCATCGAGGCTTTGAAGAAGGAGCTGAAGAAGGTGGGTTACGTGATTTATGACGAGAACGATAACACGCTGATTTGGGATGGCGAGACTTGCGAGCCTAGTTTCGAGCCTATCGATACCTACGAGGACCATCGCATGGCACTTGCCTTCGCCCCTCTTGCCTTCAAGTTCCCTCAGATTGAAATCAACAATCCTGAGGTAGTGAGCAAATCCTATCCTCATTATTGGGAAGACCTGAAAAAGGTGGGATTTGAAATAAGTGAAGAGTGA
- a CDS encoding IS110 family transposase — MQIYGIDLAKEKFDVSFFDLTSKKVSNHPSHKVVKNNFKSIGRFLETLPSDAVLVAEHTGVYGDTLLKCCMDSNVKIAFVGGYVIHRYRATPDRAKTDVLDCALLRDFGERYPDKLKYKTFPEEALYELRQLARHREMLVEQRKQLITADKSEDCRPIRSLTVKRSMDRIKEMLDTEIAETEKEMLKVINGHESIRHNYELVKSVDGVGLITAVELLVKTENFTKITTARQYAAYAGTAPYEKSSGKMDKGAHISKIGNRRSKTLLYICAESARLHNKEIKLYYERRTLIDKKPRHYVLNAIANKLLRIIFTLVEKGEYYDANFIRQDPRVVKYN, encoded by the coding sequence ATGCAAATATACGGAATAGATTTGGCAAAAGAGAAATTTGACGTAAGTTTTTTCGACTTGACATCAAAAAAAGTATCAAACCACCCTTCACATAAGGTTGTAAAGAACAATTTTAAGAGTATCGGAAGGTTTTTAGAAACCCTTCCAAGCGATGCTGTATTGGTTGCTGAGCATACCGGAGTTTATGGTGATACTCTCTTGAAGTGCTGCATGGATAGCAATGTGAAGATTGCCTTTGTGGGTGGATATGTCATCCATAGATACAGAGCTACCCCTGACCGTGCCAAGACGGATGTCCTGGATTGTGCACTGCTCAGAGATTTTGGAGAGAGATATCCTGATAAGCTGAAATACAAGACGTTTCCAGAAGAGGCTCTATATGAGCTTCGTCAATTGGCACGCCACCGGGAAATGCTTGTAGAACAGCGTAAGCAGCTAATAACAGCCGACAAGAGCGAGGATTGTCGTCCTATCAGAAGTCTTACCGTCAAGCGAAGCATGGACCGCATCAAAGAGATGTTGGACACGGAAATTGCAGAGACGGAAAAAGAAATGTTGAAAGTCATAAATGGACATGAGAGCATTCGCCACAACTATGAGCTTGTTAAAAGTGTCGATGGAGTTGGGCTGATTACCGCAGTAGAACTATTGGTAAAAACAGAGAATTTCACAAAAATAACTACAGCGCGCCAATATGCTGCTTATGCAGGAACTGCGCCATACGAAAAATCATCGGGGAAAATGGACAAGGGAGCACATATATCCAAGATTGGTAATAGACGGTCAAAGACCTTGTTGTACATCTGCGCAGAAAGCGCCAGATTGCACAACAAGGAGATTAAACTGTATTACGAGAGACGTACTTTAATAGATAAAAAGCCGCGTCATTATGTACTAAATGCCATAGCAAACAAGTTGCTAAGGATCATATTCACCCTCGTGGAAAAAGGTGAATACTATGACGCAAACTTCATTAGGCAAGACCCAAGGGTCGTTAAATATAATTAA
- the folE gene encoding GTP cyclohydrolase I FolE, producing the protein MNTETEFREGLDELAEHYTEVLKLLGEDPEREGLVKTPMRVAKAMQILTRGYTQDAHKVLTDALFEEKYNQMVIVKDIDFFSMCEHHMLPFYGKVHVAYIPNGKITGLSKIARVVDIYSHRLQVQERLTQQIKDCIQETLNPQGVMVVIEAKHMCMQMRGVEKQNSITTTSDYSGVFNSLNTRQEFMSLLRGETKRI; encoded by the coding sequence ATGAATACAGAAACAGAATTTCGCGAGGGATTGGACGAACTCGCAGAACACTATACTGAAGTATTAAAGCTCTTGGGAGAAGACCCTGAACGTGAAGGACTTGTAAAAACGCCGATGCGAGTAGCCAAGGCTATGCAGATACTGACTCGTGGCTATACACAGGATGCACACAAGGTATTGACCGATGCCCTCTTCGAAGAGAAATACAACCAGATGGTCATCGTGAAAGATATTGATTTCTTCTCGATGTGCGAGCACCACATGCTTCCTTTCTATGGCAAGGTGCATGTAGCTTATATCCCAAACGGAAAGATTACCGGTCTGAGCAAGATAGCCCGTGTGGTTGATATCTATAGCCACCGTCTCCAGGTACAGGAGCGTCTTACCCAGCAGATTAAAGACTGCATTCAGGAAACATTGAATCCTCAGGGTGTGATGGTTGTGATAGAAGCCAAGCACATGTGCATGCAAATGCGAGGTGTAGAGAAACAGAATTCTATTACCACCACCAGCGACTACAGCGGAGTTTTCAATTCACTGAACACCCGCCAGGAGTTTATGAGTCTGCTGAGAGGAGAAACGAAGAGAATTTAA
- a CDS encoding SPOR domain-containing protein, translating to MKQFVTLLIMILCSTFTANAQNYLDHLKKKEPGKGVVTVNQSKAIDELVNGKQVIPQDDKTKTTPQKKEKEPETQHKQGPDSLKKAEPQHREATRENAHVNNAQKAENKNEEKETPVVDMRKKVMRKSYKVTGYRVQAFAGGNSRNDRLKAERTGNQLKVHFPEQPVYVHFYSPRWICRMGNFRSLAEAQKILAKVRSLGYRQACLVKGLITVQY from the coding sequence ATGAAACAATTCGTCACATTATTGATTATGATCCTCTGCTCAACATTCACAGCTAATGCGCAGAACTACCTGGACCATCTCAAAAAGAAGGAACCGGGAAAGGGTGTTGTAACCGTGAACCAAAGTAAGGCGATTGATGAACTGGTAAACGGCAAACAAGTGATTCCACAAGACGACAAGACTAAGACTACCCCACAGAAAAAAGAAAAAGAGCCTGAAACTCAGCACAAGCAGGGTCCTGATTCCCTGAAAAAGGCTGAGCCACAGCATCGTGAGGCAACCCGAGAGAATGCCCACGTGAACAATGCCCAAAAGGCAGAGAACAAAAACGAAGAAAAAGAGACACCTGTAGTGGATATGCGCAAGAAAGTGATGCGCAAAAGCTATAAGGTTACAGGATATAGAGTACAGGCTTTTGCTGGCGGCAATTCACGTAACGACCGTCTGAAAGCAGAACGGACAGGCAACCAGCTAAAAGTTCATTTCCCAGAACAGCCGGTTTATGTTCATTTCTACTCACCAAGATGGATTTGCCGAATGGGCAACTTCCGCAGCTTAGCTGAAGCCCAGAAGATACTCGCCAAGGTTCGCTCCCTGGGATACAGACAGGCATGCCTTGTAAAGGGACTGATTACGGTACAGTACTAG
- a CDS encoding BspA family leucine-rich repeat surface protein yields the protein MKHFSNQSNGSHVGRMNNGGVIRRFALFPLMLLMLLLLPANMVAETDYDTSVTLKELAGNPVGYKGETYANLFDGKKEDGNFSKWCCEFSGSAYVILEASKAGIPVGYIITTGNDNANPKCGGRNPLSWKLYGNNEGKEGAWTLIDKVENDKVLQDKNYASYNFDCKCSTSYQYFKWEISAIHSGSLLQVGEFELKLKTCTHLKADGSSALGAAIKTVEPTCTEHGYTTKECSLCHLIVNEYLNLKPHTLTHHALKAATCTEAGNIEYWQCSVCNKLFSNEAATQEITDAASLEIQAKGHQYNSEGTCTKCNAKGPRYTLFDGLDGITDVTFTCNGDYPWKMLDLGDEGMSEVSSYITDESIGLMSNNYEMDYSTSEIVIKFNVEKPILFSFKYLISAEYFDKFIITLNGKMLDEIRETNQKVYKSILNKGEYSLTLSYEKDGDISDGADRAIIYDLNTATTIDDYIADYESSNNTITFKKINSDNLGALDSNHTVIVCNEPTVNDVCSFLGIKYSDIKSVVFDESFITYTPTSLNSFFRELNSLQTITGLKYLNTANVTDMGCMFYNCQNLNSLDLTSFNTPKVEHMSYMFLNCYALTTIYASDNFVTGKVTDGSRMFSGCTNLKGFIHYMSNPDKIDQTYANYKTGYFTKLVGKNGDEKIGATGETLATDNLVLDDGKDFVAYEPFAAKAASYSRTVEGTTWATLCLPFEVSLDGQNFRAFKLLSADEGTETVELEEIETSIEAGTPVIIKMKDGETKLDFTVANKEIANEVKTAETDNGNYQLQGLYTQKEFSKDTDNNCYIVKGDKLMNPAKLLGTSTKSVGSKPFRAYMVDNSSAPAAGARMFSISVGGSTTAIEQLESTADSKAEYYDLQGRRLQNLQKGVNIVKRGGKTMKVIIK from the coding sequence ATGAAACATTTTTCAAATCAATCCAATGGGTCGCACGTCGGCCGTATGAACAATGGGGGGGTAATCCGTAGATTCGCTCTGTTCCCATTGATGTTGCTCATGTTGTTGCTTCTGCCAGCCAATATGGTGGCGGAGACTGATTACGACACGTCTGTAACGCTTAAAGAGTTAGCAGGTAACCCTGTGGGCTACAAGGGTGAGACTTACGCTAATCTCTTTGATGGCAAAAAGGAAGACGGCAATTTCTCTAAGTGGTGCTGCGAGTTTAGCGGCAGCGCCTATGTCATCTTAGAAGCCAGCAAGGCAGGAATTCCTGTGGGCTACATCATCACTACGGGTAATGACAATGCAAATCCTAAATGTGGAGGTCGCAATCCGTTGTCATGGAAACTCTATGGCAACAACGAAGGCAAAGAAGGCGCTTGGACGCTTATCGATAAGGTAGAAAATGACAAGGTGCTCCAGGATAAGAACTATGCTTCGTACAACTTCGACTGCAAATGTTCTACCTCTTATCAATATTTTAAATGGGAAATCTCGGCTATTCATAGTGGAAGCCTATTGCAGGTAGGCGAGTTTGAACTCAAACTCAAAACCTGTACTCACCTGAAAGCCGATGGCTCGTCTGCTCTTGGCGCAGCAATCAAAACCGTAGAACCTACTTGCACAGAGCATGGCTATACCACAAAAGAATGCTCTCTCTGTCATTTAATTGTGAATGAATATTTGAATCTTAAGCCACACACTCTCACTCATCATGCACTGAAAGCTGCTACATGTACAGAGGCTGGTAACATAGAATACTGGCAGTGCAGTGTATGCAACAAACTCTTCAGCAATGAAGCCGCAACTCAAGAGATTACTGATGCTGCCAGCCTTGAGATTCAAGCAAAAGGTCATCAATACAACAGTGAAGGCACTTGTACAAAATGTAACGCAAAAGGACCTCGCTATACTTTGTTCGATGGTTTGGATGGTATAACCGATGTTACCTTTACTTGCAATGGTGATTATCCTTGGAAGATGCTGGACTTGGGAGACGAAGGAATGTCTGAGGTCTCTTCCTATATTACAGATGAAAGCATAGGACTGATGTCAAATAATTATGAGATGGATTACAGTACATCTGAAATTGTAATCAAATTCAATGTAGAAAAGCCTATATTATTTTCATTTAAATATCTAATTTCGGCAGAGTATTTTGACAAATTCATTATTACTTTAAATGGCAAAATGCTTGATGAAATTAGAGAAACAAACCAAAAAGTGTATAAAAGCATTTTAAATAAGGGTGAATATTCTTTGACATTATCTTACGAAAAAGACGGGGATATAAGTGATGGTGCTGACCGCGCAATCATATACGATCTGAACACGGCAACCACTATTGATGACTATATCGCAGATTATGAATCGTCTAACAATACAATTACATTCAAAAAAATCAATTCTGACAATCTGGGAGCTCTTGATTCAAACCATACAGTTATAGTGTGTAATGAACCGACGGTGAATGATGTGTGCTCTTTTTTAGGGATAAAGTACTCAGATATCAAGAGTGTCGTTTTCGATGAGAGTTTCATTACATACACTCCAACATCGTTGAATAGTTTCTTTAGAGAACTCAATAGCTTGCAAACTATTACAGGTCTTAAATATTTGAATACAGCGAATGTGACGGATATGGGATGTATGTTCTATAATTGTCAAAATCTCAATTCGCTCGACCTTACTAGCTTCAACACTCCGAAGGTGGAGCATATGTCCTATATGTTCCTTAACTGCTACGCTCTCACAACCATCTACGCCAGCGACAATTTTGTTACGGGAAAGGTTACTGATGGTTCTAGAATGTTCTCGGGCTGCACAAACCTCAAAGGTTTTATACATTATATGAGTAACCCAGACAAAATCGACCAAACCTACGCCAACTACAAGACTGGCTATTTCACCAAGCTGGTAGGCAAGAATGGCGATGAGAAGATAGGAGCAACGGGAGAAACTCTTGCTACGGATAATCTCGTTCTTGACGATGGCAAGGACTTCGTGGCTTACGAGCCATTCGCAGCCAAGGCTGCATCTTACAGCCGCACTGTAGAAGGTACTACCTGGGCAACGCTCTGCCTGCCTTTCGAGGTATCTCTCGATGGTCAGAACTTCCGTGCCTTCAAACTCCTTTCGGCTGATGAGGGTACAGAAACCGTAGAACTCGAAGAGATAGAGACAAGCATCGAGGCTGGTACTCCTGTTATTATCAAGATGAAGGATGGAGAAACAAAGCTCGACTTCACTGTAGCCAACAAGGAGATTGCAAATGAAGTAAAGACAGCAGAAACAGATAATGGCAACTATCAGCTCCAGGGACTCTATACCCAGAAGGAGTTCAGCAAGGATACTGATAACAACTGCTACATCGTGAAGGGCGACAAGCTGATGAACCCAGCCAAACTGTTGGGTACATCAACAAAGTCTGTGGGCAGCAAGCCTTTCCGTGCTTACATGGTAGATAACTCTTCTGCTCCTGCAGCTGGTGCCAGAATGTTCAGCATCAGCGTCGGCGGCAGCACCACAGCCATCGAGCAGTTGGAGTCTACAGCAGATAGCAAGGCAGAATACTACGACCTCCAGGGCCGTCGCCTACAGAATTTGCAGAAGGGTGTGAACATCGTGAAGCGTGGCGGCAAGACCATGAAGGTTATCATCAAGTAA
- a CDS encoding exodeoxyribonuclease III, whose protein sequence is MLRFISWNVNGLRACVGKDFENQFKELDADFFCLQETKMQEGQLDLLFEGYESYWNYAEKKGYSGTAIYTKHKPLSVSYGMGIEEHDHEGRIITLEYDQFYLVTCYTPNSQTELKRLDYRMTWEDDFRKFLKSLDAKKPVIICGDLNVAHEEIDIKNPKTNRRNAGFTDEEREKMTVLLNDGFTDSFRYLHPDEVTYSWWSYRFKAREKNAGWRIDYFLVSDRIKEQITEAKIHTEIMGSDHCPVEVDLTF, encoded by the coding sequence ATGTTAAGGTTTATATCATGGAATGTAAATGGCCTGCGCGCTTGCGTAGGCAAGGACTTCGAGAACCAGTTTAAGGAACTCGATGCCGACTTCTTCTGCCTGCAGGAAACAAAGATGCAGGAGGGACAGCTCGACCTTCTGTTTGAGGGCTACGAGAGTTATTGGAACTACGCTGAGAAAAAAGGATACTCTGGTACAGCCATTTATACCAAGCACAAGCCTTTGAGCGTAAGCTATGGCATGGGCATAGAGGAACATGATCATGAAGGCAGAATCATCACGCTGGAATATGACCAGTTCTATCTCGTTACCTGCTACACCCCAAATTCTCAGACAGAACTCAAGCGCCTGGATTATCGCATGACTTGGGAAGACGATTTCCGCAAGTTTCTGAAATCTCTTGATGCCAAGAAACCTGTTATCATCTGCGGCGATCTGAATGTAGCACACGAAGAGATAGATATCAAGAATCCGAAGACCAACCGCCGAAATGCCGGTTTCACCGATGAGGAGCGCGAAAAGATGACCGTTCTTCTGAATGATGGCTTCACCGACAGCTTCCGTTATCTCCACCCTGATGAGGTAACCTATTCGTGGTGGTCATACCGTTTCAAGGCGCGCGAGAAGAATGCCGGTTGGCGTATCGACTACTTCCTTGTCTCCGACCGTATCAAGGAACAGATTACAGAAGCTAAAATCCATACAGAAATCATGGGCAGCGACCATTGTCCGGTAGAAGTAGATTTAACGTTCTAA
- a CDS encoding VCBS domain-containing protein translates to MKRMILFSLMALMTIAAFGRKHVENATVVADTIFYAENMSNVTSADQASYYRLLMTTGSGLNKKDVFQDFYMNGNLRAEGGYSFIDLGNDRNTIFNGEVTTYYKNGKEKWHGKYVNGKREGYFTLQLREGGVAVVQFKNGKSIHDYFMVTYKDGTSEKRNLSELKQFM, encoded by the coding sequence ATGAAACGAATGATATTATTCTCATTGATGGCTTTGATGACCATAGCAGCTTTCGGTCGTAAGCACGTAGAGAATGCAACAGTTGTAGCTGACACTATTTTCTATGCAGAAAATATGAGCAATGTAACCAGTGCAGATCAGGCTAGTTATTACAGACTGCTGATGACTACTGGTTCAGGCCTTAACAAGAAGGACGTTTTCCAGGACTTCTATATGAACGGTAATCTCCGTGCTGAAGGTGGTTATAGTTTTATCGACCTCGGCAACGATCGCAATACTATCTTTAATGGTGAGGTTACTACCTATTATAAGAATGGTAAGGAGAAGTGGCATGGCAAGTATGTCAATGGCAAGCGCGAAGGCTACTTCACACTCCAGCTCCGTGAAGGCGGTGTAGCTGTCGTTCAGTTCAAGAATGGCAAGTCAATTCACGATTACTTCATGGTAACTTACAAGGACGGTACTTCTGAGAAGAGAAATCTCTCTGAGTTGAAGCAGTTCATGTAA